From the Flavimarina sp. Hel_I_48 genome, one window contains:
- a CDS encoding alpha/beta hydrolase: MYKKSIKNIIVILAILMIGISSFAQEKVEVRPYTIATTVEKLKKDYPFIKPINPLTSDSFLAVEDIAYKETETSVLKLDVYYPSVKTEKKRPAVLLVHGGGWISGSKENQRIMAQHLADYGFVAVAASYRLSLETKYPAAVIDLKDALRWMRKNAETYKLNPNKIAILGTSAGAQLATLIGVTADSKLYNEKNKTITSAVQAIVNIDGIVSFIHPEASAEGEMAGFWLDGNRDINPKNWKEASPLEYVNNETPPTLFINSAQPRFHAGRDDMVKILNENGIYSEVHTLEDSPHSFWLLHPWFETTLEYTVSFLDKVFKNSEK, from the coding sequence ATGTATAAAAAAAGCATTAAAAACATCATTGTTATACTTGCAATTTTGATGATAGGGATTAGCTCGTTTGCTCAGGAAAAAGTGGAAGTGCGCCCCTATACCATCGCGACAACAGTAGAGAAACTTAAAAAAGACTATCCGTTTATCAAACCTATCAATCCTTTGACCTCTGATAGTTTTTTAGCGGTAGAAGATATTGCATATAAAGAAACGGAAACTTCAGTATTAAAGTTAGATGTGTATTATCCTTCGGTCAAAACAGAGAAAAAGCGTCCGGCAGTCTTACTCGTTCATGGAGGTGGATGGATCTCCGGCAGTAAGGAAAATCAGCGCATCATGGCACAACATTTGGCCGATTATGGGTTTGTAGCGGTAGCAGCTTCTTATAGATTAAGTCTGGAAACAAAATATCCGGCAGCGGTAATCGACTTAAAAGATGCTTTACGCTGGATGCGAAAAAATGCCGAAACCTATAAATTGAATCCAAACAAGATTGCCATTTTAGGGACTTCCGCAGGCGCACAATTAGCAACTTTGATTGGGGTAACTGCAGATTCAAAATTATATAATGAAAAAAATAAAACGATTACATCAGCAGTACAGGCGATTGTAAATATAGATGGGATCGTGTCATTTATTCATCCGGAAGCCAGTGCGGAAGGTGAGATGGCTGGTTTCTGGCTAGACGGAAATCGAGATATAAATCCTAAAAACTGGAAAGAAGCTTCACCTTTAGAATATGTAAACAATGAAACTCCGCCCACTTTGTTTATTAATAGTGCGCAGCCCAGATTTCATGCCGGGCGGGACGATATGGTTAAGATTTTAAATGAAAATGGAATCTATTCCGAAGTGCACACGCTTGAAGATTCACCACATTCCTTCTGGTTGTTGCATCCCTGGTTTGAAACAACCCTTGAGTATACGGTATCTTTTTTAGATAAGGTTTTTAAGAATTCAGAAAAATAG
- a CDS encoding rhamnogalacturonan acetylesterase: MNQFKKIIIVVSAVFLVQSCAEKKEESSKESTEETSQQTAQTIFLIGDSTMANYADDYEPGKDYMATRYPVTGWGQVFQQFFVEDSLAEVKKIIQTDSIIVDDRARGGRSTRTFFQEGRWRGVFEDLKENDIVIMQFGHNDAAKDKTERYVDIEGYKEFLRLFVNQSREKGAMPIILTPVARNYPWEDGHLQNVHGEYDQAPKDIAEEMKVELIDLNQLSMDYFSKKGKDFITKNYFMNLPAGKYEAYPDGQDDNTHFQPEGAEAVAQLVFNELKKIRVK, encoded by the coding sequence ATGAATCAGTTTAAAAAAATTATAATTGTTGTTTCTGCAGTTTTTTTAGTTCAAAGTTGTGCAGAAAAAAAGGAGGAATCTTCTAAAGAATCAACAGAGGAAACTTCTCAACAAACCGCTCAAACTATATTTTTAATTGGAGACTCTACCATGGCAAATTATGCCGATGATTACGAACCTGGGAAAGATTATATGGCAACACGGTATCCAGTGACCGGCTGGGGACAAGTTTTTCAGCAGTTTTTTGTAGAAGATAGTTTAGCTGAAGTAAAGAAAATCATTCAGACCGATTCTATTATTGTAGATGATCGTGCTCGTGGAGGAAGAAGTACGCGTACCTTTTTTCAAGAAGGAAGATGGCGTGGAGTTTTTGAAGATTTAAAAGAAAACGATATAGTAATTATGCAATTTGGTCATAATGATGCTGCCAAAGACAAAACCGAACGCTATGTAGATATTGAAGGTTATAAAGAATTTTTAAGACTTTTTGTAAATCAGTCTCGAGAAAAGGGAGCTATGCCCATTATCTTAACCCCGGTAGCTAGAAATTACCCATGGGAAGATGGACATCTACAAAATGTACATGGAGAATATGATCAGGCGCCAAAAGATATTGCTGAAGAAATGAAGGTAGAATTGATAGATCTAAATCAGCTTTCTATGGATTATTTTTCAAAAAAAGGCAAAGATTTTATAACTAAAAATTACTTTATGAATCTACCTGCGGGTAAATATGAAGCCTATCCTGACGGTCAGGATGATAACACTCATTTTCAGCCAGAAGGTGCAGAAGCAGTTGCACAATTGGTCTTTAACGAATTAAAGAAAATTAGAGTAAAATAA
- a CDS encoding glycoside hydrolase family 28 protein: MKIKCCFFICCFLPFICLAQLSTEEQSTYIAKIIERIQVPETPEYSISVIDFGARPNTGRESKRAFDKAIQDLKKKGGGTLNVPKGEYIVNGPLHLISNMNLHLEEGCMLTFGTNPDDYPLVLTSWEGTMLYNYSPLIYGKDLQNVAITGSGTLNGSGDQFWEGWKEKEGPAKQKSREMNHGSIPVEDRKFGENNFLRPQLIQLVNSSTILIEGIHIKNAPFWCLHLLKCKGATLRGLSYDSHNSNNDGIDLEYTSDVLIENVTFDNSDDNIAIKAGRDHEGWLNKKHLQRI; this comes from the coding sequence ATGAAAATTAAATGTTGTTTTTTCATTTGCTGTTTTCTTCCCTTTATCTGCCTGGCACAGCTTTCTACTGAAGAGCAGAGCACATACATAGCTAAAATTATAGAGCGGATTCAAGTACCCGAAACGCCGGAGTATAGTATTTCCGTAATTGATTTTGGCGCAAGACCGAATACGGGTAGGGAAAGTAAACGTGCTTTTGACAAAGCAATCCAAGACTTAAAGAAAAAAGGTGGTGGTACATTGAATGTCCCGAAAGGGGAATATATTGTAAATGGCCCTTTGCATCTGATCAGTAACATGAACCTACATTTAGAGGAGGGTTGCATGCTCACTTTTGGTACTAATCCAGATGATTACCCACTCGTGCTCACGTCCTGGGAAGGAACGATGCTCTATAATTACAGTCCGTTAATTTATGGCAAGGATTTACAGAACGTTGCAATTACAGGCAGTGGAACACTAAATGGCTCTGGGGACCAATTTTGGGAAGGTTGGAAAGAAAAGGAAGGACCCGCAAAGCAAAAAAGCAGGGAAATGAATCATGGTAGTATTCCTGTGGAAGACCGAAAATTTGGTGAAAATAATTTTCTACGGCCTCAATTAATTCAATTAGTAAATTCTTCAACTATTTTAATTGAAGGTATCCACATAAAAAATGCCCCTTTTTGGTGCTTGCACTTATTAAAATGTAAAGGTGCCACATTGCGCGGACTGTCGTATGATTCACATAACAGCAATAACGATGGTATAGATCTGGAGTATACCAGCGATGTACTTATTGAGAATGTGACTTTTGACAATAGTGATGATAATATAGCCATAAAAGCAGGACGGGATCATGAGGGATGGTTAAATAAAAAACACCTTCAGAGAATATAA
- the pelA gene encoding pectate lyase, giving the protein MRALLLEKLFFKPILILIFVNFTMFGQKNRPSWREAQHQNKEWYGSQEAKSIADNVVLYQHNNGGWLKNIKMAKQLSDAEVKNLTEEKKLDAGTTIDNGATHTQMMFLAKVNAIQADPVYQNAFFKGLDYLLAAQYPNGGWPQFYPKKEGYYEHITYNDNAMISVMFLLKAIAEGDLPYGFVTKERREKAQLAIEKGLEILLKTQIRIDGKLTVWCAQYDREYLSPAKARAYELPSLSGSESVGIVRYLMQLPHPNAEVKMAIQSAVLWFQENKITGKKVMWIEDTSLPEGRDRIVVDDTTGNALWARFNEIGTNRPMFVGRDGIVKNELSEIEHERRVGYSYLSNYAEKLLEKDYPNWKRKHLTTN; this is encoded by the coding sequence ATGCGAGCATTATTACTCGAAAAACTGTTTTTTAAGCCCATTTTGATACTGATTTTCGTCAATTTTACGATGTTTGGGCAAAAAAATAGACCTAGCTGGAGAGAAGCGCAACATCAAAATAAAGAATGGTATGGTTCGCAAGAGGCAAAATCCATTGCTGATAACGTAGTACTTTATCAGCACAATAATGGTGGATGGCTTAAAAACATCAAGATGGCAAAGCAGCTTTCAGATGCTGAAGTAAAGAATTTAACTGAAGAAAAAAAGCTAGATGCCGGTACAACAATTGATAATGGCGCCACACATACCCAGATGATGTTCCTTGCTAAGGTAAATGCTATTCAGGCAGATCCAGTATATCAAAATGCATTTTTTAAAGGTCTCGATTATCTTCTTGCCGCCCAATATCCTAACGGGGGATGGCCACAGTTTTATCCTAAAAAAGAAGGGTATTACGAGCATATAACCTATAATGACAACGCCATGATAAGCGTGATGTTTTTGTTAAAAGCAATTGCAGAAGGTGACCTTCCCTACGGTTTTGTAACAAAAGAGCGCAGGGAAAAAGCGCAACTTGCCATTGAAAAGGGACTCGAGATCCTTTTAAAAACCCAAATAAGAATTGACGGTAAACTTACCGTGTGGTGCGCGCAATATGACAGGGAATATTTAAGTCCGGCGAAAGCCAGAGCCTACGAGCTCCCTTCTTTAAGCGGTTCAGAAAGTGTGGGGATCGTTAGGTATTTAATGCAGTTGCCCCACCCCAATGCAGAAGTAAAGATGGCGATACAAAGCGCAGTGCTATGGTTTCAGGAAAATAAGATCACCGGGAAAAAAGTAATGTGGATTGAGGATACTTCATTACCAGAAGGCAGGGATCGCATTGTGGTTGACGATACCACCGGGAATGCTTTATGGGCAAGATTTAATGAAATAGGTACAAACAGGCCTATGTTTGTAGGTCGTGATGGCATCGTTAAAAACGAATTAAGTGAGATCGAACATGAGCGCAGGGTGGGATATAGTTATTTATCCAATTATGCTGAAAAGCTTTTGGAAAAGGATTATCCCAATTGGAAAAGAAAACACCTGACGACCAACTAA
- a CDS encoding cupin domain-containing protein yields MIDNKAFFKDSESEWEYAAEGITRKFIGYNDQLMAVKVKFEKGAIGTVHNHVHTQGSYVASGRFKITIDGKNEILEAGDGFFVSPDLSHGAECLEAGVLIDVFNPKRKDFLNEN; encoded by the coding sequence ATGATAGATAACAAAGCATTTTTTAAAGATTCGGAGAGTGAATGGGAATACGCCGCAGAGGGAATTACCCGAAAATTCATAGGGTATAATGATCAGTTGATGGCGGTTAAGGTAAAATTTGAAAAAGGTGCCATTGGCACTGTGCATAATCACGTACATACACAAGGATCTTATGTGGCTTCGGGCAGATTTAAGATCACCATAGATGGAAAAAATGAAATTTTAGAAGCAGGGGATGGATTTTTTGTATCTCCAGATTTGAGCCACGGTGCTGAATGTCTGGAAGCTGGTGTTTTGATTGATGTTTTTAATCCGAAAAGAAAAGACTTTTTGAATGAAAATTAA
- a CDS encoding CoA-binding protein — translation MKKTLVLGASTNVSRYSNIAIKRLVEHKQPVCAIGLRSGEVSGIEIQIGKPAFEEVHTVTMYINAKRQPEYYDYLLSLKPSRIIFNPGTENPEFYTILEKNGIIADPACTLVLLASKQY, via the coding sequence ATGAAAAAGACTTTGGTGCTGGGTGCATCTACAAATGTATCACGCTATTCTAACATTGCGATCAAAAGATTGGTAGAACACAAGCAACCGGTTTGTGCCATTGGTCTGCGTTCTGGTGAAGTATCAGGAATTGAAATTCAGATAGGAAAACCGGCTTTTGAAGAGGTGCATACCGTTACGATGTATATAAATGCGAAACGTCAACCAGAATACTACGATTACCTACTGAGCTTAAAACCTTCCCGTATCATCTTTAATCCAGGAACTGAAAATCCTGAATTCTACACTATTTTAGAGAAAAACGGAATTATCGCAGATCCGGCCTGTACTTTAGTCTTACTTGCGTCTAAGCAATACTAG
- a CDS encoding pectinesterase family protein, whose product MKNILLLLSIILLSFSVNAQKPYLKLIVSQDGNGDFASIQEAINSTRDLGPGEVEIFIKNGIYKEKIEIPSWKHQLTLIGEDNEKTIIQNSDYSGMIDPVTKKELSTFTSFTLLIQGDDIHLENLTIQNTWCDKGQAVALHVEGDRFIAENCRLLGCQDTLYTATEGSRQYYKSCYIEGTTDFIFGEATVVFEDCTIKSLANSYVTAAATPENQEFGYVFFNAELIAADNVDHVYLGRPWRPYAQTVFINSTLGNHIVADGWDPWTGDKMFPEKEKTTYYAEYNSKGAGASPKKRVKWSHQLTETEIEKYTVNSIFSAESDPWNPK is encoded by the coding sequence ATGAAAAATATACTCCTCTTACTGTCAATAATCCTCCTTTCCTTTTCGGTAAATGCTCAGAAGCCTTATTTGAAATTGATCGTTTCCCAGGACGGGAATGGCGATTTCGCGAGCATTCAGGAAGCGATCAATTCTACACGGGATTTAGGACCGGGAGAAGTCGAAATTTTCATCAAAAACGGTATTTATAAGGAGAAAATCGAGATTCCGTCCTGGAAGCACCAGCTTACGTTGATAGGTGAGGACAATGAGAAAACCATTATTCAAAACAGCGATTATTCTGGAATGATCGACCCGGTCACAAAAAAAGAACTCAGTACGTTCACTTCTTTTACGCTATTGATCCAGGGAGATGATATTCATTTAGAAAACCTGACCATACAAAACACCTGGTGCGATAAAGGCCAGGCGGTGGCCCTTCATGTGGAAGGCGACCGATTTATTGCCGAAAACTGCCGATTATTGGGCTGTCAGGACACTTTATATACTGCCACGGAGGGAAGTAGGCAGTACTATAAAAGCTGTTATATAGAAGGCACGACGGATTTCATTTTTGGCGAAGCCACGGTTGTTTTTGAGGATTGCACCATAAAAAGCTTGGCCAATTCGTATGTTACCGCTGCTGCAACTCCAGAAAATCAGGAATTTGGATATGTGTTTTTTAATGCTGAATTGATAGCCGCAGACAATGTTGATCATGTTTATCTGGGAAGACCATGGCGACCTTACGCACAAACCGTATTCATAAACAGTACGCTGGGCAACCATATTGTTGCTGATGGATGGGATCCATGGACAGGCGATAAAATGTTTCCCGAAAAAGAAAAGACTACGTATTATGCTGAATACAACAGCAAAGGAGCCGGCGCATCGCCAAAAAAACGGGTTAAGTGGTCTCATCAACTCACTGAAACGGAAATTGAAAAATATACCGTAAACAGTATATTTTCTGCGGAAAGTGATCCCTGGAATCCAAAATGA
- a CDS encoding rhamnogalacturonan acetylesterase, whose protein sequence is MKSIILGSLLFFSIMLMGQEKPTLYLIGDSTMSDKKNPEINPEHGWGQMLPELMSDEIYIENHAVNGRSSKSFIAENRWKTIKNKLKKGDFLIIQFGHNDQKFEDSTRFTNPLTEYRYNLEKFVKEARDHGATPILMSSIVRRNFNSAGVLEDTHGIYPLTVRMVANDLDVPFIDMQWLTEQLEVQYGPIASEKLHLHYKPGEDSYYPEGKEDNTHLSAMGARLVASLALQQIARDKLPLASFIKDKVLQENILK, encoded by the coding sequence ATGAAATCCATAATTTTAGGAAGTCTTTTATTTTTTAGTATTATGCTGATGGGACAAGAAAAACCAACTTTGTACCTGATTGGCGATTCTACAATGTCTGATAAAAAAAATCCCGAAATAAACCCGGAACATGGCTGGGGGCAGATGTTGCCTGAGTTGATGAGTGATGAAATTTATATTGAAAATCACGCGGTAAATGGTAGGAGCAGTAAGAGTTTTATTGCCGAAAACCGGTGGAAAACGATTAAAAACAAGCTGAAAAAGGGTGATTTTTTGATTATTCAGTTTGGTCATAATGATCAGAAATTTGAGGATTCCACTCGGTTTACAAATCCGTTAACGGAATATAGATACAACTTAGAAAAATTTGTAAAAGAGGCGCGTGATCACGGGGCAACACCTATTTTGATGAGTTCCATTGTACGAAGGAATTTTAATTCGGCCGGTGTTCTTGAAGACACGCATGGCATCTATCCACTAACTGTTAGAATGGTCGCCAACGATCTGGATGTACCCTTTATTGATATGCAATGGCTTACAGAACAGCTCGAAGTGCAATATGGTCCCATTGCATCAGAAAAACTTCACTTACACTATAAACCGGGTGAAGATTCTTACTATCCTGAGGGTAAAGAAGACAACACACATTTGTCAGCCATGGGGGCAAGATTAGTAGCGAGTTTAGCATTGCAGCAAATTGCAAGGGATAAGTTGCCGCTGGCTTCCTTTATCAAGGATAAAGTGCTTCAGGAGAACATTTTAAAATAG
- a CDS encoding glycosyl hydrolase family 28 protein: MKGLHAFVIGSEMSAGVRNVFVQNNKAHGYLKRGIYFKTNPDRGGYIKDIYISNLALGKVEDAFYITSNYHGEGSGFNSNVSNILIDKVTCKEATGTGIVIQGFSESKVKNVLLKNINIAKAYNGLSITNTENVIFDNVVIGKEAGIPTAVGKKAH; this comes from the coding sequence ATGAAAGGTCTTCATGCCTTTGTTATAGGTAGTGAGATGAGTGCCGGTGTACGCAATGTATTTGTTCAAAACAACAAGGCGCATGGTTATCTTAAACGCGGTATATACTTCAAGACTAATCCAGATCGTGGGGGGTATATAAAGGATATTTATATAAGCAATTTGGCGTTGGGCAAAGTCGAGGATGCCTTTTACATTACTTCAAATTATCATGGCGAAGGTTCAGGGTTCAACTCTAATGTTTCCAATATTTTAATAGATAAGGTAACATGCAAAGAAGCGACCGGAACCGGAATCGTTATACAGGGATTTTCTGAAAGTAAGGTAAAAAATGTACTATTGAAAAATATTAATATAGCTAAAGCTTACAATGGGCTGTCAATAACCAATACAGAAAATGTTATTTTTGATAATGTAGTTATTGGTAAGGAGGCTGGCATACCTACAGCAGTGGGTAAAAAAGCGCATTAA